The following proteins are co-located in the Tardibacter chloracetimidivorans genome:
- a CDS encoding N-succinylarginine dihydrolase, translated as MPLTEINFDGIIGPSHNYAGLSLGNLASSRHGGQTSRPRAAALEGLAKMRANLSLGLTQGLLLPHDRPDEHWLAQLGYLGAAEAKADPVMLANAMSASAMWAANAATVSPAPDTTDGRCHLTVANLVTMAHRSHEWLSTLAQLRLAFADQRHFAVHAPVPPPFGDEGAANHMRMAVAHDAPGVEIFVYGVSGGAFPARQHEQASRAVARRHGLDPARTLFVRQSGEAIAAGAFHNDVVAVANERVLFAHEQAFAEKDRFLSDLRRLMPEVAIIEVPASRISLADAIESYLFNAQLVTLPEGGMALIVPSEARDNAAVWGWLQEMVAGNGPMRRLEVVDVRQSMANGGGPACLRLRVVADPAAVDPRFLADEARLALVESVVHDFWPETIRPDDLASPDLWAQIRRARAELLGVLGLRKLS; from the coding sequence ATGCCCCTCACGGAAATCAACTTCGACGGGATCATTGGCCCAAGCCACAATTATGCGGGGCTGAGTCTCGGCAATCTGGCTTCGTCGCGCCATGGCGGCCAGACATCCCGTCCTCGCGCGGCGGCGCTGGAAGGGCTGGCCAAAATGCGCGCCAACCTGTCGCTCGGCCTCACCCAGGGTCTGCTGCTGCCGCATGACCGGCCCGACGAGCACTGGCTGGCCCAGCTCGGCTATTTGGGGGCGGCCGAAGCCAAGGCCGATCCGGTGATGCTCGCGAACGCCATGTCTGCCTCCGCCATGTGGGCGGCCAATGCGGCGACGGTCTCCCCCGCGCCCGATACAACGGACGGACGCTGTCATCTGACGGTCGCCAATCTCGTCACCATGGCGCATCGCAGCCATGAATGGCTGAGCACGCTGGCGCAACTGCGGCTGGCCTTCGCCGATCAGCGCCACTTCGCGGTTCATGCTCCCGTGCCCCCACCCTTCGGGGACGAGGGGGCTGCCAATCATATGCGGATGGCGGTTGCACATGACGCGCCGGGCGTGGAGATATTCGTCTACGGCGTCTCAGGCGGCGCGTTTCCCGCGCGCCAGCATGAGCAGGCGAGCAGGGCAGTCGCCCGGCGGCACGGGCTTGATCCGGCGCGGACGCTCTTCGTCCGCCAGTCCGGCGAGGCGATCGCGGCGGGCGCATTCCACAATGACGTGGTCGCCGTCGCCAATGAAAGGGTGCTTTTCGCCCATGAGCAGGCCTTTGCGGAAAAGGACAGGTTCCTTTCCGATCTGCGCCGCCTGATGCCCGAGGTGGCCATCATCGAGGTGCCTGCCAGCCGCATAAGCCTTGCCGATGCGATCGAAAGCTATCTGTTCAACGCACAGCTTGTGACACTGCCCGAAGGTGGCATGGCGCTGATCGTTCCATCCGAAGCGCGCGACAACGCCGCTGTCTGGGGCTGGCTTCAGGAGATGGTCGCGGGGAACGGTCCGATGCGGCGGCTGGAGGTGGTCGATGTCCGGCAGTCCATGGCCAATGGCGGGGGGCCTGCGTGTCTCAGGCTCAGGGTGGTCGCCGATCCGGCCGCCGTCGATCCGCGCTTTCTGGCCGATGAGGCGCGACTGGCGCTGGTGGAATCGGTGGTCCATGATTTCTGGCCGGAGACCATCCGGCCAGACGATCTGGCCAGCCCTGATCTCTGGGCGCAAATCCGCCGCGCACGGGCTGAATTGCTGGGCGTGCTTGGTCTGCGAAAGCTGAGCTAG
- the astD gene encoding succinylglutamate-semialdehyde dehydrogenase → MPSAEIVSTEPATGAELWRGMPGDVDAEVARARASWADWASRSLAFRVEAARRFANVVRRQQDAFADLIARETGKPLWECHAEVESVIAKVDISVAAYAERTAQRRLEGALGVRAAVRHKPHGVLAVLGPYNFPAHLPNGHILPALIAGNAVVFKPSEHTPAVGEMLVRLYHEAGIPEGVVRLVQGAAPQGQALSTHAGIDGLLFTGSARTGMMLHRAYAETPSRILALEMGGNNPLVVWDPTDIHAAAIVIIQSAYLSAGQRCTCARRLIVKDGAHQPLLDQLTQLIDRLILGAPHDQPQPFCGPVIDNRAADDLQEAFLGLMMKGGQPIRRLDRPVEGRPFLTPALIDVTNVAQRPDEELFGPVLQMIRVPDFDSAIAEAGNTRFGLSASLVGGAPQLYDRFWANVRAGVINWNRPTNGAPSNAPFGGVGLSGNHRPSAYYAADYCAYPVTSSEVEQARASIGIGLKDG, encoded by the coding sequence ATGCCCTCCGCTGAAATCGTGTCGACGGAGCCAGCGACCGGTGCCGAACTCTGGCGCGGTATGCCGGGGGATGTGGATGCAGAGGTGGCGCGGGCGCGTGCGTCCTGGGCGGACTGGGCCTCGCGCTCGCTTGCCTTCCGGGTGGAGGCTGCGCGCCGCTTCGCCAATGTCGTGCGCCGCCAGCAGGATGCGTTCGCTGATCTGATCGCGCGGGAGACGGGCAAGCCGCTGTGGGAGTGCCATGCCGAAGTCGAAAGCGTGATCGCCAAGGTCGATATCTCGGTTGCGGCCTATGCCGAACGCACCGCGCAGCGGCGGCTGGAGGGCGCGCTTGGAGTCCGCGCCGCCGTCCGGCACAAGCCGCATGGCGTCCTTGCCGTGCTGGGGCCGTATAATTTTCCGGCCCATCTGCCGAACGGACACATTCTTCCGGCGCTGATCGCGGGCAACGCCGTGGTGTTCAAGCCGTCGGAACATACGCCCGCCGTGGGCGAGATGCTGGTCCGGCTCTATCACGAGGCGGGCATTCCCGAAGGCGTCGTCCGGCTGGTGCAGGGGGCCGCGCCGCAGGGGCAGGCCCTTTCCACCCATGCAGGGATAGACGGCCTGCTGTTCACCGGATCGGCGCGCACGGGCATGATGCTCCACCGCGCCTATGCGGAAACGCCCAGCCGGATCCTCGCGCTGGAAATGGGGGGCAACAATCCCCTGGTCGTCTGGGACCCGACCGATATTCATGCCGCCGCGATAGTCATCATCCAGTCCGCCTATCTCAGCGCCGGGCAGCGCTGCACCTGCGCGCGGCGGCTGATCGTGAAGGACGGAGCGCATCAGCCGCTGCTCGATCAGCTGACGCAGCTGATCGACCGGCTCATCCTTGGCGCGCCGCATGACCAGCCCCAGCCGTTCTGCGGGCCGGTGATCGACAACCGCGCCGCGGATGATCTTCAGGAGGCGTTCCTGGGCCTGATGATGAAGGGCGGCCAGCCCATCCGCCGGCTGGACCGGCCGGTGGAAGGCCGTCCGTTCCTCACGCCTGCGCTGATCGACGTCACCAATGTCGCCCAGCGGCCGGACGAGGAGCTGTTCGGCCCCGTGCTCCAGATGATCCGCGTGCCCGATTTCGATTCCGCCATCGCGGAGGCGGGCAACACCCGTTTTGGGCTTTCGGCCTCGCTCGTCGGCGGCGCGCCGCAGCTTTATGATCGCTTCTGGGCCAATGTCAGGGCAGGGGTCATCAACTGGAACCGGCCCACCAATGGCGCGCCTTCCAATGCGCCGTTCGGCGGCGTGGGGCTTTCCGGCAACCACCGGCCAAGCGCCTATTACGCTGCCGATTACTGCGCCTATCCGGTCACTTCGTCCGAGGTGGAACAGGCCCGCGCTTCGATCGGAATCGGGCTGAAGGACGGCTGA
- a CDS encoding arginine N-succinyltransferase, which produces MNWRVRAAGLADLDALFGFATMTGGGFTNLPPDRDTLAAKLERSEAAFARPESPPEDELYLLALEEVATGEVVGTAQIFSRVGVRWPFYSYRLATLTQTSQQLRRTFRAEMLNLVTDFEGATEVGGLFLHPEKRRDGVGRLLARSRYLFIAMHRRRFGEEVMAELRGRLDEKGSSPFWEGLGEKFFGMSFQEADSFNALHGNQFIADLMPKHPIYTALLSDDARAAIGQVHDSGKPALAMLEEEGFRYDGYIDIFDGGPAVSIRTEQLRTVREARKATLGGVMPPGSGVPAIVASGRGNMFNATFADIDAQGDSVLIDAAGRSALSLDAGEEVTYALR; this is translated from the coding sequence ATGAACTGGCGGGTTCGCGCGGCGGGGCTGGCCGATCTTGATGCGCTGTTCGGCTTTGCGACGATGACCGGCGGCGGCTTCACCAACCTTCCGCCTGATCGAGACACGCTGGCGGCAAAGCTTGAGCGATCCGAAGCGGCCTTCGCCCGCCCGGAATCTCCGCCGGAGGATGAGCTTTACCTGCTGGCGCTGGAGGAGGTTGCGACCGGCGAAGTCGTAGGCACCGCGCAGATATTCTCCCGCGTCGGCGTGCGCTGGCCCTTTTACTCCTACCGTCTGGCGACGCTCACCCAGACATCGCAGCAACTTCGCCGTACCTTTCGCGCCGAGATGCTGAACCTTGTCACCGATTTTGAAGGCGCGACCGAGGTCGGCGGCCTTTTCCTCCACCCCGAAAAGCGGCGGGACGGGGTGGGGCGGCTGCTTGCGCGCAGCCGCTATCTGTTCATCGCAATGCACCGCCGGCGCTTTGGCGAAGAGGTGATGGCCGAATTGCGCGGGCGTCTGGACGAAAAGGGCAGCTCACCCTTCTGGGAAGGGCTTGGCGAAAAGTTTTTCGGTATGAGCTTTCAGGAGGCGGACAGCTTCAATGCGCTCCACGGCAACCAGTTCATCGCCGATCTGATGCCCAAGCATCCGATCTATACCGCGTTGTTGAGCGACGACGCCCGCGCCGCGATCGGCCAGGTGCATGACAGCGGCAAGCCTGCACTGGCGATGCTGGAGGAGGAAGGCTTTCGTTATGACGGTTATATCGACATCTTCGACGGCGGCCCTGCCGTATCGATTCGGACAGAGCAACTCCGCACGGTGCGCGAGGCGAGGAAGGCGACGCTTGGTGGAGTGATGCCGCCCGGCTCCGGTGTTCCCGCGATCGTCGCGAGCGGGCGCGGCAACATGTTTAACGCGACATTTGCAGATATTGATGCACAAGGTGACTCTGTGTTGATTGACGCGGCGGGGCGTTCGGCCCTCAGCCTCGATGCCGGAGAAGAAGTGACCTATGCCCTCCGCTGA